A window from Magnetospirillum sp. 15-1 encodes these proteins:
- a CDS encoding hemerythrin family protein yields the protein MLIWRDAMAVGHPEIDHARKHVIGRINDFERALSTHGPHTALGLFLTGLYEETSTAFGREEKIQRECSFPFTEMHHREHAALLEKVELLKEQYDEMDARGNCTPLLRELAELAKEWITVHIVQSDLKIRPYWLNHNGIYLRGQHG from the coding sequence ATGCTGATCTGGCGCGATGCGATGGCCGTCGGTCACCCCGAGATCGATCATGCCCGCAAACATGTGATCGGGCGCATCAACGACTTCGAGCGGGCGCTGAGCACCCATGGGCCGCATACCGCCCTGGGCCTGTTCCTTACCGGCCTTTACGAGGAAACCAGCACCGCCTTCGGCCGCGAGGAGAAGATCCAGCGCGAGTGCTCCTTCCCCTTCACCGAGATGCACCACCGCGAGCATGCGGCCCTGCTGGAAAAGGTGGAGTTGCTGAAGGAGCAGTACGACGAGATGGACGCCCGGGGCAATTGCACCCCGTTGCTGCGCGAACTGGCGGAACTGGCCAAGGAATGGATCACCGTCCATATCGTTCAGAGCGACCTGAAAATCCGCCCCTACTGGCTGAATCATAACGGCATCTATCTCAGGGGGCAGCACGGCTGA
- a CDS encoding TIGR02300 family protein, which yields MAKPEWGQKRTCQSCGCRFYDLTRTPIVCPKCGSTVEPEMPFKVRRSSAAAAEKAAPVAAVVPVVVDIDTDDLPVVDDEDEVIEGEDEGADDDESGLIEDASDLGEDDDDMAEVMEHMDEVSEDEV from the coding sequence GTGGCAAAGCCGGAATGGGGACAGAAGCGCACCTGCCAAAGCTGCGGATGCCGTTTCTATGACCTGACGCGCACTCCTATCGTCTGCCCCAAGTGCGGGTCGACGGTCGAGCCGGAGATGCCCTTCAAGGTGCGTCGCAGCAGTGCGGCAGCCGCCGAGAAGGCCGCTCCCGTGGCGGCGGTGGTACCCGTCGTGGTGGATATCGACACGGATGATCTTCCGGTGGTCGACGACGAGGACGAGGTCATCGAGGGCGAGGACGAAGGCGCCGACGACGACGAAAGCGGCCTGATCGAGGATGCATCCGATCTGGGCGAGGACGACGACGACATGGCCGAGGTCATGGAACACATGGACGAGGTGAGCGAGGACGAGGTCTGA
- the aroA gene encoding 3-phosphoshikimate 1-carboxyvinyltransferase has translation MAKPLSSRRAAPLAGSARVPGDKSISHRALMLGALAVGESVVTGLLEGDDVLRTAACMRALGAEVERQADGSWRLFGRGVGGLMEPADILDMGNSGTGARLLMGLVATHPFTCFFTGDGSLRSRPMRRVTEPLSLMGARFVTRDGGRLPLAVTGTAQPTPITYELPVASAQVKSAIMLAGLNTAGETTVIEREATRDHTELMLRNFGATVRVEDAEGGGRAITVVGFPELTGRPVMVPADPSSAAFPVVAALLVEGSEIRLPGVGTNPLRTGLYQTLLEMGADIRFDHPRDQAGEPVADLVVRSSRLKGVDVPPERAPSMIDEYPILAVAAAFAEGTTRMRGLGELRVKESDRLAAMARGLAACGVAVEEEKDALIVHGTGRIPDGDATVTTHFDHRIAMSFLVMGMASARPVAVDDAEAIDTSFPAFVDLMNGLGAKIGTVE, from the coding sequence ATGGCCAAGCCGCTTTCATCCCGTCGGGCCGCTCCGTTGGCCGGTTCCGCCCGCGTTCCCGGCGACAAGTCCATCTCGCACCGCGCCCTGATGCTGGGCGCCCTGGCGGTGGGCGAAAGCGTGGTGACCGGCCTGTTGGAAGGCGACGATGTTTTGCGCACCGCCGCCTGCATGCGCGCCCTGGGCGCCGAGGTCGAGCGGCAGGCCGACGGCTCGTGGCGGCTGTTCGGGCGTGGGGTCGGCGGGCTGATGGAACCGGCCGACATTCTCGACATGGGCAATTCCGGCACCGGAGCCCGGCTGCTGATGGGTCTGGTGGCCACTCATCCCTTCACCTGCTTTTTCACCGGCGACGGTTCTCTGCGTTCGCGGCCCATGCGCCGGGTGACCGAGCCGCTGAGCCTGATGGGCGCCCGCTTCGTCACCCGCGACGGCGGCCGTCTGCCCCTGGCGGTGACCGGCACGGCGCAGCCCACCCCCATCACCTACGAATTGCCGGTGGCCTCGGCCCAGGTGAAGTCGGCCATCATGCTGGCCGGGCTCAACACCGCCGGCGAGACCACGGTGATCGAGCGCGAGGCCACCCGTGATCACACCGAACTGATGCTCAGGAATTTCGGCGCTACCGTGCGGGTCGAGGACGCCGAGGGCGGCGGCCGCGCCATCACCGTGGTGGGCTTTCCCGAACTGACCGGCCGCCCGGTAATGGTCCCCGCCGATCCGTCGTCGGCCGCCTTCCCGGTGGTGGCGGCCCTGCTGGTGGAGGGCTCGGAAATCCGCCTGCCCGGCGTCGGAACCAATCCGCTGCGGACCGGCCTCTACCAGACCCTGCTGGAAATGGGTGCCGACATCCGCTTCGACCACCCCCGCGATCAGGCGGGCGAGCCGGTGGCCGATCTGGTGGTCCGCTCGTCGCGCCTCAAGGGCGTCGACGTTCCGCCTGAGCGGGCGCCCAGCATGATCGACGAATATCCCATCCTGGCCGTCGCCGCCGCCTTCGCCGAGGGCACCACCCGCATGCGCGGCCTGGGCGAGCTGCGGGTCAAGGAAAGCGACCGGCTGGCCGCCATGGCCCGCGGCCTTGCCGCCTGTGGCGTGGCGGTGGAGGAGGAGAAGGATGCCCTCATCGTCCACGGCACCGGCCGCATCCCCGACGGCGACGCCACCGTCACCACCCATTTCGATCACCGCATCGCCATGTCGTTCCTGGTGATGGGCATGGCCTCGGCGCGGCCCGTCGCGGTGGACGACGCCGAAGCCATCGACACCAGCTTCCCCGCCTTCGTCGACCTGATGAACGGGCTGGGGGCGAAGATCGGGACGGTGGAGTAG
- the cmk gene encoding (d)CMP kinase codes for MTTTIIAIDGPAAAGKGTLARRLAAQLGFDYLDTGLIYRAVGMKLARAGLDPADVALAERAARDLSPADLAADDLRIDEAAQAASKVASIPGVRAALLEFQRRFAAQPPGGKGAVLDGRDIGTVVCPEAEVKLFVTASVEKRAERRLKELQEKGLGAIYGTVLADMRERDERDTNRAVAPLVPAQDATVLDTSDLDADQAFAAALGIVGSKR; via the coding sequence ATGACAACCACCATCATCGCCATCGACGGGCCGGCGGCGGCCGGCAAGGGGACCCTGGCGCGGCGCCTGGCCGCCCAGTTGGGCTTCGACTATCTCGACACCGGCCTGATCTATCGCGCCGTCGGCATGAAACTGGCCCGCGCCGGGCTTGATCCCGCCGACGTGGCTTTGGCCGAGCGGGCGGCCCGCGATCTCTCTCCCGCCGACCTTGCCGCCGATGATTTGCGCATCGACGAGGCCGCCCAGGCCGCCTCGAAGGTTGCCTCCATTCCCGGCGTGCGCGCCGCTTTGCTGGAGTTCCAGCGCCGCTTCGCCGCCCAGCCGCCGGGCGGCAAGGGGGCCGTGCTCGACGGCCGCGATATCGGCACGGTGGTCTGCCCCGAGGCCGAGGTGAAGCTGTTCGTCACGGCCAGCGTGGAAAAAAGGGCCGAGCGGCGGCTGAAAGAGTTGCAGGAAAAGGGCCTGGGGGCTATATACGGCACCGTCCTGGCCGACATGCGGGAACGTGACGAGCGCGATACCAACCGCGCTGTCGCCCCGCTGGTTCCGGCCCAGGATGCCACCGTGCTGGACACGTCCGACCTCGACGCCGATCAGGCTTTTGCCGCCGCGCTGGGGATCGTCGGTTCCAAACGGTAG
- the rpsA gene encoding 30S ribosomal protein S1, with translation MTNTAAAQAVDDFAALLDETLGVGGSFEGSVITGTIVEIDGDVAVIDVGLKSEGRVPLKEFATAGRAAEIKAGDQVDVFVERYEDRNGEVVLSREKAKREEAWTLLEKSFEAQQRVTGVIFGRVKGGFTVDLSGAVAFLPGSQVDIRPVRDITPLLGTPQPFQILKMDRSRGNIVVSRRAVLEETRAEQRSELIENLKEGQILEGVVKNITDYGAFVDLGGVDGLLHVTDIAWKRINHPSEALHIGQTVKVQVIRFNPETQRISLGIKQLDADPWEGVEAKYPVNAKFSGRVTNITDYGAFVELEPGVEGLVHVSEMSWTKKNVHPGKIVSTSQEVEVMVLDVDPQKRRISLGLKQTMNNPWEGFLDRFPQGTLVEGEIKNITEFGLFIGLPGDIDGMVHLSDLDWATPGEQAIQNFKKGDVVKAKVLDVDVEKERISLGIKQLGADPYQDAVASIKKGDVVTCTVTQVTENGLEVTVEGMTGFIRKSELSRERSEQRPERFAVGEKLDAKITAFEKAARKITLSVKAREVEEEKQAMAEYGSSDSGASLGDILGAAMRKAQEKE, from the coding sequence ATGACCAATACCGCTGCTGCGCAGGCCGTCGACGATTTCGCCGCCCTGCTGGACGAGACCCTCGGTGTGGGCGGCTCGTTCGAAGGCTCCGTGATCACCGGTACCATCGTCGAGATCGACGGTGACGTTGCCGTGATCGACGTGGGCCTCAAGTCCGAGGGCCGCGTCCCTCTGAAGGAATTCGCCACCGCCGGCCGCGCCGCCGAGATCAAGGCCGGCGACCAGGTCGACGTGTTCGTCGAGCGCTATGAAGACCGCAACGGCGAGGTTGTCCTCTCGCGCGAGAAGGCCAAGCGCGAGGAAGCCTGGACCCTGTTGGAGAAGTCGTTCGAGGCGCAGCAGCGCGTCACCGGCGTGATCTTCGGCCGCGTCAAGGGTGGCTTCACCGTCGATCTGTCGGGTGCCGTGGCGTTCCTGCCGGGCAGCCAGGTCGACATCCGCCCCGTGCGCGACATCACCCCGCTGCTGGGCACCCCCCAGCCCTTCCAGATCCTCAAGATGGACCGCTCGCGCGGCAACATCGTGGTGTCCCGCCGCGCCGTGCTGGAAGAGACCCGCGCCGAGCAGCGTTCCGAGCTTATCGAGAACCTCAAGGAAGGCCAGATCCTCGAGGGCGTGGTCAAGAACATCACCGATTACGGTGCGTTCGTGGACCTGGGCGGCGTCGACGGCCTGCTGCACGTCACCGACATCGCCTGGAAGCGTATCAACCATCCGTCCGAGGCGCTGCACATCGGCCAGACCGTCAAGGTCCAGGTCATCCGCTTCAACCCGGAAACCCAGCGCATCTCGCTCGGCATCAAGCAGCTTGACGCCGATCCGTGGGAGGGTGTCGAGGCCAAGTACCCGGTCAACGCCAAGTTCTCCGGCCGCGTCACCAACATCACCGACTACGGCGCGTTCGTCGAGCTGGAGCCCGGTGTCGAGGGTCTGGTGCACGTCTCCGAGATGTCGTGGACCAAGAAGAACGTCCACCCCGGCAAGATCGTCTCCACCTCCCAGGAGGTCGAGGTCATGGTGCTGGACGTGGATCCCCAGAAGCGCCGCATCTCGCTGGGTCTCAAGCAGACCATGAACAACCCGTGGGAAGGCTTCCTGGATCGCTTCCCCCAGGGCACCCTGGTCGAAGGCGAGATCAAGAACATCACCGAGTTCGGCCTGTTCATCGGCCTGCCCGGCGATATCGACGGCATGGTCCACCTGTCGGATCTGGATTGGGCGACTCCCGGCGAGCAGGCCATCCAGAACTTCAAGAAGGGCGATGTGGTCAAGGCCAAGGTTCTCGACGTCGACGTCGAGAAGGAGCGCATCAGCCTCGGTATCAAGCAGCTGGGCGCCGACCCCTATCAGGACGCCGTGGCGTCCATCAAGAAGGGCGACGTGGTCACCTGCACCGTGACCCAGGTCACCGAGAACGGCCTGGAAGTCACCGTCGAGGGCATGACCGGCTTCATCCGCAAGTCCGAGCTGTCGCGTGAACGCTCCGAGCAGCGCCCCGAGCGCTTCGCGGTCGGCGAGAAGCTCGACGCCAAGATCACCGCCTTCGAGAAGGCGGCGCGCAAGATCACCCTGTCGGTGAAGGCGCGCGAGGTCGAGGAAGAGAAGCAGGCCATGGCCGAGTACGGTTCGTCCGACTCGGGCGCCTCGCTGGGCGACATCCTGGGTGCCGCCATGCGTAAGGCCCAGGAGAAGGAGTAA
- a CDS encoding type II toxin-antitoxin system RatA family toxin: MHPLTGGWRVDVPRHTPEELYALAVDIESYPRFLPWCQRAHIRKRDGDHLEVDNLFGLGPLQARFTSHAEQEPPRRLTISSHDGPFRHFKLVWDFEPLGEGCRVVARYEMALRSPMLHSMAAMTLPAMEHKVVQNFKERIRRVYGR, translated from the coding sequence ATGCATCCCCTGACCGGCGGTTGGCGCGTCGACGTGCCCCGCCACACGCCCGAGGAGCTTTATGCCCTGGCGGTGGACATCGAATCCTATCCACGCTTTCTGCCCTGGTGCCAGCGGGCCCATATCCGCAAGCGTGACGGCGACCACCTGGAGGTGGACAACCTGTTCGGTCTGGGACCGCTGCAGGCCCGTTTCACCTCCCACGCCGAGCAGGAACCGCCCCGCCGGCTGACCATCTCCTCCCATGACGGACCGTTCCGCCACTTCAAACTGGTGTGGGATTTCGAGCCCCTGGGCGAGGGCTGCCGGGTGGTGGCCCGCTACGAGATGGCGCTGCGCTCGCCCATGCTGCACTCCATGGCGGCCATGACCCTGCCGGCCATGGAGCATAAGGTGGTGCAGAACTTCAAGGAACGCATCCGCCGGGTCTACGGGCGGTAG
- a CDS encoding cyclic nucleotide-binding domain-containing protein: MRNDKILERKVFYAGAKIFNEGDSGDRAYLIQDGQVEIIKHGMTLATIGKGELFGEMALVDDQPRMATAKALSDVSCIIISRDTFREKLAKADPFIRGLLNIFVRNIRNLTR, encoded by the coding sequence ATGCGTAACGATAAGATTCTCGAGCGCAAAGTCTTTTATGCCGGGGCGAAAATCTTCAATGAAGGTGACAGCGGTGATCGTGCCTATCTGATCCAGGATGGACAGGTGGAAATTATTAAGCACGGTATGACGCTGGCGACCATCGGCAAGGGCGAATTGTTCGGTGAAATGGCCCTGGTCGACGACCAGCCGCGCATGGCGACCGCCAAGGCGCTGTCCGATGTGTCGTGCATCATCATTTCACGCGATACCTTCCGCGAAAAACTGGCCAAGGCCGATCCGTTCATTCGCGGCCTGCTCAACATCTTCGTGCGCAATATCCGCAACCTGACCCGCTGA
- a CDS encoding helix-turn-helix domain-containing protein — protein sequence MALSLPNIDASAVIERMKDSIGVKNDKELADVLGVSNKTVSSWKARGYVPMENVVSIGFASGKTTEYILFGANSKISVEEFIDDLKVLDFDVINIISESMFRGIMSSYAEETLLNMTEEAILAESQGIAASIQLTYPQMVRRKRSLIDEFGFPPEKFIEYERKNHTLSPEAFKVRERLRNQKKG from the coding sequence ATGGCCCTGAGCCTCCCGAATATCGATGCATCTGCGGTGATTGAGAGAATGAAAGATTCTATTGGGGTAAAAAATGACAAAGAGTTAGCCGACGTATTAGGGGTATCAAATAAGACAGTGTCATCGTGGAAGGCGAGAGGATATGTTCCAATGGAGAATGTTGTATCCATTGGATTCGCTTCTGGCAAGACAACGGAATACATCTTGTTTGGGGCCAACAGCAAGATATCAGTAGAAGAGTTTATAGATGATCTGAAGGTTCTTGATTTTGACGTTATAAACATAATAAGCGAAAGCATGTTTCGCGGAATAATGTCTAGTTATGCCGAAGAGACACTTCTTAATATGACGGAGGAGGCCATATTGGCCGAGTCTCAAGGAATTGCAGCGTCAATACAACTTACATACCCGCAGATGGTGCGCAGAAAGCGCAGTCTCATCGATGAGTTCGGCTTTCCTCCTGAAAAATTCATCGAATATGAAAGAAAAAATCATACCCTTAGCCCTGAAGCTTTCAAGGTACGGGAACGGCTGCGAAACCAGAAGAAAGGCTAA